Proteins encoded together in one Peribacillus asahii window:
- a CDS encoding polysaccharide deacetylase family protein, translating into MKRKRIFFRFLISFTCVTLSFFLYSITNHASASESMLPEASIFIDGEPITTKYTMREGHLLVPALFLKNTGVYVDWDEKYQSVVFKLKKTLFALPVGKRFTDDYVGGVWKRSPLPTETIELEGEPYVPIVTVAQKLGMEVRYDPHISRTFIQTNFSVKTNNIKQLNTTEKLVALTYDDGPDNVYTPQILDILKEKNVKATFFIMGKQARAYPNEVKRMVNEGHAIANHTYSHFNTRKIWTDKIRKEILLTQAELERVVGRRPDIFRPPYGAYTKADMQLFNELGMRNILWSVDTLDWSGATADDILEIIHRDTSPGGIVLLHNFQSDTPLLKGSVEALPGIIDELRAKGYKFVTVQSLLASQG; encoded by the coding sequence TTGAAGAGGAAAAGGATTTTTTTTAGATTTCTAATCAGTTTTACCTGCGTGACCTTGTCTTTTTTTCTTTATTCTATCACTAATCATGCAAGTGCGAGTGAATCCATGCTGCCTGAAGCATCCATTTTCATAGATGGGGAGCCTATCACCACCAAATATACGATGAGAGAAGGCCACTTACTCGTACCTGCCCTTTTCCTTAAAAATACCGGGGTGTATGTTGATTGGGATGAAAAGTATCAGTCCGTAGTATTTAAATTGAAAAAAACACTGTTTGCATTACCTGTAGGGAAAAGATTTACTGATGACTATGTTGGAGGTGTATGGAAACGGTCTCCTTTGCCAACAGAGACGATTGAGTTAGAAGGAGAACCTTATGTACCAATTGTTACGGTTGCACAAAAATTGGGAATGGAAGTAAGGTATGATCCACATATTTCCCGAACCTTTATTCAGACTAATTTCTCTGTTAAGACAAATAATATTAAGCAGCTTAATACTACAGAAAAGCTTGTTGCCTTGACATATGATGACGGGCCAGATAATGTTTATACACCTCAAATTCTAGACATTTTAAAAGAAAAGAATGTTAAGGCGACCTTTTTTATAATGGGAAAACAAGCTAGGGCATATCCTAATGAGGTAAAAAGAATGGTAAATGAAGGACATGCCATTGCAAATCACACATATTCTCATTTTAATACAAGAAAAATTTGGACAGATAAAATTCGAAAAGAAATTCTCTTAACACAGGCAGAACTAGAAAGAGTTGTTGGAAGAAGACCCGATATATTTAGACCGCCTTATGGGGCCTATACGAAAGCAGATATGCAGCTGTTTAATGAACTTGGAATGAGAAATATTCTATGGTCTGTTGATACACTTGATTGGAGTGGAGCAACTGCAGACGATATTTTGGAAATCATTCACCGTGATACTTCACCTGGAGGTATTGTGTTGCTTCATAACTTCCAGTCTGACACTCCTCTATTAAAAGGAAGCGTTGAGGCACTCCCAGGAATCATTGATGAACTACGGGCAAAAGGATATAAATTTGTAACGGTTCAATCCTTATTAGCAAGTCAAGGATAG
- the truA gene encoding tRNA pseudouridine(38-40) synthase TruA → MPRYKCIISYDGTAFAGYQVQPEKRTVQSELEAALGKMHKGTHVKVTASGRTDAGVHAKGQVIHFDSTNALPAENWQKALNALLPNDIVVLAVEQVADDFHARFNPIGKEYRYRVERSPLRDPFQRHYAYHYTHPLDLEAMREAASYLVGTHDFTSFCASNTSVVDKVRTIHEIEVKEQGDSLVFRFFGTGFLYNMVRILVGTLLEVGSGKKQATDLPHILAKCDRQAAGKTAPGHGLYLWEVYYPEN, encoded by the coding sequence ATGCCAAGATATAAATGTATTATTTCGTATGATGGTACAGCGTTTGCAGGCTATCAGGTGCAGCCGGAAAAACGAACGGTTCAAAGTGAGCTTGAGGCGGCACTTGGAAAAATGCATAAGGGTACGCATGTAAAAGTAACGGCATCAGGAAGAACAGATGCTGGGGTGCACGCCAAAGGACAGGTTATTCACTTTGACTCTACGAATGCTTTGCCTGCTGAAAACTGGCAGAAGGCGCTCAATGCCTTATTACCGAACGATATCGTCGTATTAGCGGTTGAGCAGGTCGCTGATGACTTTCATGCACGATTTAATCCAATCGGCAAGGAATACCGTTATAGGGTGGAACGCAGTCCGCTGCGTGATCCATTTCAACGTCACTATGCGTATCATTATACACATCCATTGGATTTGGAGGCAATGAGAGAAGCTGCTTCATATCTAGTAGGTACACATGATTTTACGAGTTTTTGTGCCTCGAATACGAGTGTTGTCGATAAAGTTCGAACGATTCATGAGATTGAAGTGAAGGAGCAAGGCGATTCGCTGGTGTTTCGCTTTTTCGGCACGGGATTTTTATATAATATGGTTCGAATTCTTGTTGGCACATTGCTTGAGGTCGGAAGCGGCAAGAAGCAGGCGACTGATTTGCCGCATATTTTAGCCAAGTGTGATCGTCAGGCTGCTGGGAAGACAGCACCAGGTCATGGGCTATATTTATGGGAAGTATACTATCCCGAAAATTAA
- the pdaB gene encoding polysaccharide deacetylase family sporulation protein PdaB, with amino-acid sequence MKFFVVLNAKNLKQYSFILVMALCSALFLFLQNSLHTPVFSTEDGPKAVYKGEKNIAITFNIGWGDEKAGPILETLKEENIQSATFFLSGSWAERHPDLVNQIVKEGYEIGLLGYNYKDYSDLEDEEIIRDISKAQEVFTKMNVKNIELLRAPTGHFDKRLLKISERFGLTVVHWSVDSKDWTNPGVDQIVKNVTKKAHKGDIILLHASDAAKQTNKALPIILDELRQRNLTLVTVSEMISNSSAQSEEIQ; translated from the coding sequence TTGAAATTTTTTGTTGTATTAAATGCAAAGAACCTCAAACAATATTCTTTTATTCTAGTTATGGCCTTATGTTCAGCTTTATTTCTTTTTTTACAAAACAGCTTGCATACTCCTGTATTTTCTACTGAAGATGGACCAAAAGCGGTATATAAAGGGGAAAAAAATATTGCAATTACCTTTAATATCGGTTGGGGGGATGAAAAGGCGGGACCCATTCTTGAAACACTAAAAGAAGAAAATATTCAATCTGCTACTTTTTTTCTCTCGGGGTCATGGGCAGAACGTCATCCAGACTTAGTAAACCAAATTGTAAAAGAAGGATATGAAATCGGATTGCTTGGTTACAATTATAAAGATTACTCCGATTTAGAGGACGAAGAAATTATACGTGATATTTCCAAAGCACAAGAAGTGTTTACAAAAATGAATGTCAAAAATATCGAACTGCTTCGCGCACCTACTGGTCATTTTGATAAACGCCTATTAAAAATTAGCGAGCGATTCGGATTAACGGTTGTCCATTGGAGCGTAGACTCAAAAGACTGGACAAATCCTGGAGTTGACCAAATCGTGAAAAACGTCACGAAGAAAGCACATAAAGGAGATATTATTCTTCTTCATGCTTCTGATGCTGCAAAACAGACGAACAAAGCCCTTCCTATCATTTTGGATGAGCTGCGCCAGCGCAATTTAACCCTTGTCACGGTATCTGAAATGATCTCTAACTCTTCCGCTCAAAGTGAGGAAATTCAATGA
- the rpsI gene encoding 30S ribosomal protein S9, which produces MAQVQYYGTGRRKSSVARVRLVPGEGRIVINGRDINEYIPFAALRLVVNQPLVATETTGSYDVLVNVSGGGYTGQAGAIRHGIARALLQVDPEFRPALKSAGLLTRDPRMKERKKYGLKGARRAPQFSKR; this is translated from the coding sequence TTGGCACAAGTTCAATATTATGGTACTGGTCGCCGTAAGAGCTCAGTTGCTCGTGTACGTTTAGTACCAGGCGAAGGTCGCATCGTAATCAACGGTCGTGACATTAATGAATACATCCCATTCGCAGCACTACGTTTAGTTGTTAACCAACCACTAGTTGCTACTGAAACTACTGGAAGCTACGACGTTCTTGTAAACGTTAGTGGTGGAGGATACACTGGTCAAGCTGGCGCAATCCGTCACGGTATCGCTCGTGCATTGCTTCAAGTAGATCCAGAATTCCGTCCAGCTCTTAAATCTGCTGGATTATTAACACGTGACCCACGTATGAAAGAACGTAAAAAATACGGTCTTAAAGGTGCACGTCGTGCTCCTCAGTTCTCAAAACGTTAA
- the sigW gene encoding RNA polymerase sigma factor SigW has product MEALITKRINQVLKGDQNAFGEIVELYKDKVFQLCFRMLGNRHEAEDLAQEAFVRAFVNIHSFKINMKFSTWLYRIATNLCIDRLRKKKPDYHLDAEVAGTEGLNMYSQIASDTLKPEEEVASLELQESIQAEITKLPEKYRSVIVLKYIEELSLKEISDILDLPVGTVKTRIHRGREALRKQLRHF; this is encoded by the coding sequence ATGGAAGCACTTATAACAAAAAGAATTAATCAAGTTCTAAAAGGGGATCAAAACGCATTTGGAGAAATTGTTGAACTATATAAGGATAAAGTTTTTCAACTTTGCTTTAGGATGCTGGGGAATAGGCATGAAGCAGAGGATTTAGCTCAAGAAGCGTTTGTGAGGGCCTTTGTAAATATCCATAGCTTTAAGATTAACATGAAATTTTCAACATGGTTATATCGAATTGCAACGAACCTCTGTATTGATCGACTTCGAAAGAAGAAGCCAGATTATCATTTAGATGCTGAAGTAGCTGGTACAGAGGGATTGAATATGTATTCGCAGATTGCTTCAGATACATTGAAGCCAGAAGAGGAAGTAGCATCATTAGAGCTTCAAGAATCTATTCAGGCAGAAATCACAAAGTTGCCAGAAAAATATCGATCGGTTATCGTTTTGAAATATATTGAAGAACTATCATTGAAGGAAATTAGCGACATATTGGATTTACCAGTCGGTACAGTCAAAACGAGGATACATCGCGGTCGTGAAGCTTTGCGAAAACAACTGCGCCATTTTTAA
- the cwlD gene encoding N-acetylmuramoyl-L-alanine amidase CwlD: MTRKLKYGGFALGIVILFLIVTVKFVEDDSWNAWNLPLSGKVIVLDAGHGGMDGGANIGNVMEKDIALNVTLKLRDYLQEQGALVILTREDDSDLAAKDTKGIYLRKSEDLRKRVELINESEADLFLSIHLNAFPSKSSKGAQTFYTKRYEENEQLAKFIQAEIIRNLENTSRYAKTINRVYLMDYAKKPGALVEIGFLSNAEERERLVKEEYQEQIAASIYKGVLRYLTEEKITEKEEP, from the coding sequence ATGACAAGGAAGCTAAAGTATGGAGGATTTGCGTTAGGTATAGTCATTCTTTTTCTAATTGTGACAGTGAAGTTTGTGGAAGATGATTCATGGAACGCTTGGAATTTACCCTTATCTGGAAAAGTTATCGTGCTAGATGCAGGTCATGGCGGTATGGACGGGGGAGCGAATATAGGCAATGTAATGGAAAAAGATATTGCCCTAAACGTAACGTTAAAACTACGAGATTATTTGCAAGAACAAGGTGCATTAGTCATTTTGACAAGGGAAGATGACTCGGATTTAGCAGCGAAAGACACGAAAGGGATTTATCTTCGTAAAAGTGAGGATTTACGCAAGCGAGTCGAGTTAATTAATGAATCAGAAGCGGACTTATTTCTCAGTATTCATTTAAATGCTTTCCCCTCAAAAAGCTCGAAAGGGGCACAGACTTTTTACACTAAGCGTTATGAAGAAAATGAACAGTTGGCAAAATTTATTCAGGCAGAAATTATTCGAAACTTGGAGAACACATCCCGCTATGCCAAAACGATTAACCGAGTATATTTAATGGACTACGCTAAGAAGCCAGGAGCACTTGTTGAGATTGGCTTTTTGTCAAATGCTGAAGAGAGGGAACGCTTAGTGAAAGAGGAGTACCAAGAGCAAATTGCAGCTTCGATTTATAAAGGAGTACTACGTTATTTAACTGAGGAAAAGATAACGGAAAAAGAAGAGCCTTAA
- a CDS encoding DUF6944 family repetitive protein: MDNELKESIDLNLTNNQFKEVFGAAVVAIGTILSAIGNTPLKFLNDDFRENLDLYGNTLQATGNALQADGAGGVSLGAVGSEIQAMGNSTVIMGLLIDFENETEEKLIITGNWMQALGGLVSFADEIEGDTSAGQVYNIIGNLLQSIGNSLQAIGGIYDLEKNNEKDEKNFESYSSYLTFEKNNSEDKNGESLTVSGSWIQATGSVLSLIGQIKECESEPFKNDFN; encoded by the coding sequence ATGGATAACGAATTGAAAGAATCAATTGATTTAAATCTAACGAATAATCAATTTAAGGAAGTTTTTGGTGCAGCGGTGGTAGCTATCGGAACCATTCTTTCTGCTATTGGAAATACGCCATTGAAATTTTTAAACGATGATTTTCGAGAAAATTTAGATTTGTACGGAAATACCTTGCAGGCAACAGGGAATGCCCTACAAGCTGATGGGGCAGGAGGAGTATCTCTTGGGGCGGTCGGAAGTGAGATTCAGGCAATGGGGAATAGTACAGTAATTATGGGACTGCTTATTGATTTTGAAAATGAAACAGAGGAAAAATTAATCATTACAGGAAACTGGATGCAAGCCTTAGGCGGACTTGTGTCGTTTGCTGACGAGATTGAAGGAGATACAAGTGCAGGTCAGGTTTATAACATTATCGGGAATTTATTACAATCCATAGGGAATTCCTTGCAAGCAATAGGTGGAATATATGATTTAGAAAAGAATAATGAAAAAGATGAAAAAAACTTTGAAAGTTATAGTTCCTATTTGACTTTTGAAAAAAACAACAGTGAAGATAAAAATGGTGAATCATTAACAGTTAGTGGGAGTTGGATTCAGGCTACGGGTTCTGTCCTATCTTTGATTGGACAAATAAAAGAGTGTGAAAGTGAACCATTTAAAAATGATTTTAATTAA
- a CDS encoding anti-sigma factor family protein, whose amino-acid sequence MNCHEDIIEYMHDYLDEDITSEHQEILRSHLQTCSECREYFHEMKKAVALVQSTSHIKAPDDFTARVMAQLPKEKKQVGAKRWFRQHPLLTAASLFVLLMTGSVFSTYNEDQRFSVSKQPNLIVEGETVIVPEGKTVEGDIVVQNGDIRIEGQVDGDVTVINGQQYMAAAGNVTGQIEEINQAFEWLWFKIKHTVKSIVYPEAGEKSGEEN is encoded by the coding sequence TTGAATTGCCATGAGGATATCATTGAATATATGCACGATTATTTAGATGAAGACATTACGTCAGAGCATCAAGAAATTTTACGGAGTCATTTACAAACCTGTTCTGAATGTCGAGAGTATTTTCATGAGATGAAAAAGGCAGTTGCTCTCGTACAAAGCACGTCCCATATTAAAGCACCTGATGACTTTACAGCTAGAGTTATGGCCCAACTTCCTAAGGAGAAAAAACAAGTAGGGGCTAAGCGCTGGTTTAGGCAACATCCACTTTTAACAGCAGCGTCCTTGTTTGTTTTACTTATGACAGGTTCCGTTTTTTCGACTTATAATGAAGATCAACGATTCTCTGTATCGAAGCAACCGAATTTAATTGTAGAAGGTGAAACGGTCATTGTTCCAGAGGGGAAGACCGTTGAGGGAGATATCGTTGTCCAAAATGGGGACATTCGTATTGAAGGTCAAGTGGATGGTGATGTGACTGTTATCAATGGCCAACAATATATGGCTGCAGCCGGGAATGTTACGGGGCAGATTGAAGAAATCAATCAAGCTTTTGAATGGCTATGGTTTAAGATAAAACATACAGTGAAGTCCATTGTGTACCCAGAAGCAGGAGAAAAATCAGGAGAGGAGAACTAG
- a CDS encoding KinB-signaling pathway activation protein, whose amino-acid sequence MNSRNVVRLFMTTLLVGGFTGALAGFIVRWDEFQSYFTSFQIVSIFSTFIWLFGVGLIFSVISQAGFFAYLTIHRFGLGIFKSVSLWNAVQVLLLLFVLGDFVYLRYTNFESGEGLAPYILLALFLLGAGLIVAYFKMKQTNKQAFIPALFFMVVATIIEWTPVLKGNDEAWLYFMLFPLLFCNAYQLLILNKLINLSQQELASKRTVVKVDKKMKNVVKGQS is encoded by the coding sequence ATGAACAGTCGTAATGTAGTTCGCTTATTTATGACAACGTTGCTTGTTGGCGGCTTTACAGGTGCACTTGCTGGATTTATTGTTCGATGGGATGAATTCCAAAGCTATTTTACTTCTTTTCAAATAGTCTCCATTTTTTCGACCTTTATCTGGTTGTTTGGGGTCGGTTTAATTTTTAGTGTCATTAGTCAAGCTGGTTTCTTTGCTTATCTGACAATTCATCGATTTGGTCTTGGGATCTTTAAAAGTGTTTCCTTATGGAATGCGGTGCAGGTTTTATTACTTCTCTTTGTACTGGGGGATTTTGTTTATTTACGCTATACGAATTTTGAATCGGGTGAAGGGTTAGCTCCATACATATTATTAGCCCTATTTTTATTAGGAGCGGGCTTAATCGTTGCCTATTTCAAAATGAAACAAACGAATAAACAGGCCTTTATTCCAGCGTTATTTTTTATGGTGGTCGCAACGATTATTGAATGGACGCCTGTTTTGAAGGGGAATGATGAGGCTTGGCTTTATTTTATGCTATTTCCTTTATTATTTTGCAATGCGTATCAATTATTGATTTTAAATAAACTAATTAATCTTTCACAGCAGGAGTTGGCCAGTAAACGAACCGTGGTAAAAGTAGATAAAAAAATGAAAAACGTAGTAAAGGGTCAAAGTTAG
- the rocF gene encoding arginase, with protein MNIEKISLIGVPMDLGQTRRGVDMGPSAIRYAGIVERFKGLQLEVEDLGDIIISRTANRVPSHSNLKNLPVVTEVNRLLADKVDEIMKNHSFPLVLGGDHSIGIGTLAGVAKHYQNLGVIWFDAHGDLNTEETSPSGNIHGMPLAVSIGLGHPDLVNIQGYAPKVKPEHIVIIGARSLDEGEKKLIKEKGIKVYTMHEIDRLGMATVMEQCITYLSERVDGVHLSLDLDALDPADAPGVGTPVNGGVSYRESHLAMEMLAESQLVTSAELVEVNPILDERNKTAVLAVALMGSLLGEKLL; from the coding sequence ATGAATATAGAGAAAATATCATTAATCGGTGTTCCTATGGATCTTGGTCAAACACGAAGAGGGGTAGATATGGGGCCAAGCGCGATCCGGTATGCTGGGATTGTTGAGCGTTTTAAGGGTCTGCAACTTGAAGTGGAAGACTTGGGAGATATTATCATTAGTCGCACTGCTAATAGAGTTCCTTCGCACTCTAATTTAAAAAACTTACCGGTTGTTACGGAGGTAAATCGATTATTAGCAGATAAAGTAGATGAAATTATGAAGAATCATTCATTTCCGCTTGTGTTGGGAGGGGATCACTCCATTGGTATCGGCACTTTGGCTGGGGTAGCAAAGCATTATCAAAATTTAGGTGTAATTTGGTTTGATGCCCATGGAGATTTAAATACAGAGGAAACTTCCCCTTCTGGTAATATACATGGAATGCCGCTAGCTGTTAGTATAGGGCTTGGTCATCCAGATTTAGTCAATATACAAGGGTATGCGCCTAAGGTTAAGCCAGAACATATTGTGATTATTGGCGCCCGATCGCTTGACGAAGGCGAGAAGAAGTTGATTAAGGAAAAAGGAATTAAAGTCTATACGATGCATGAAATTGACCGTTTAGGAATGGCCACGGTTATGGAGCAATGTATTACATACTTAAGTGAGCGAGTAGACGGCGTTCATTTATCTCTAGATTTAGATGCGCTAGACCCCGCAGATGCCCCAGGGGTAGGGACACCTGTTAATGGAGGGGTTAGTTATCGAGAAAGTCATTTGGCCATGGAGATGTTGGCAGAGTCTCAATTAGTTACTTCTGCAGAGTTAGTTGAGGTAAATCCGATTTTAGATGAACGAAATAAAACGGCAGTACTTGCAGTCGCGTTGATGGGCTCGTTGTTAGGAGAAAAGCTTTTATAA
- the rplM gene encoding 50S ribosomal protein L13, producing MRTTFMAKANEVERKWYVIDAEGQTLGRLAAEVASILRGKHKPTFTPNVDTGDHVILINVEKIELTGKKLTDKIYYRHTMHPGGLKTRTALEMRTNYPEKMLELAIKGMLPKNSLGRQQFKKLHVYAGPEHKHAAQQPEVYELRG from the coding sequence ATGCGTACGACATTTATGGCGAAAGCTAACGAAGTGGAACGTAAATGGTATGTGATCGATGCTGAAGGTCAAACTTTAGGTCGTCTAGCTGCAGAAGTAGCTTCCATTCTACGTGGTAAACACAAACCAACATTTACACCAAACGTTGATACTGGTGATCATGTAATTCTAATCAATGTAGAAAAAATCGAATTGACTGGTAAAAAATTAACTGACAAAATTTATTACCGTCACACTATGCACCCAGGCGGTCTTAAAACAAGAACTGCTCTTGAGATGCGTACAAACTACCCAGAGAAAATGCTTGAACTAGCAATCAAAGGTATGCTTCCAAAGAATTCTCTTGGTCGTCAACAATTCAAAAAATTACACGTATACGCTGGTCCAGAGCACAAACATGCTGCTCAACAACCAGAAGTATATGAATTACGCGGATAA
- a CDS encoding Mrp/NBP35 family ATP-binding protein, with protein sequence MLTEEKVLDILKGLNDPFLHKSLVETNGVLEIKIKPEKNHVSVKLAIAKTGTSEQMQLQMQVVELLKEAGAASVGIRFTELSEEELAKHRESMPEEDLGLLSPNSKTKFIAIASGKGGVGKSTISVNFATALARLGKKVGLVDADIYGFSVPDMMGITKRPVVRGEKIIPVERFGVQVISMGFFVEDNAPIIWRGPMLGKMLNSFFQEVEWDDLDYLVLDLPPGTGDVALDVHTMLPACKEIIVTTPHPTAAFVAARAGAMAIKTEHEVIGVIENMSFFESKVTGEREYVFGKGGGEKLAEELRTEVLGQLPLQQPDWNEEDFAPSIYAADHRIGKIFEDIATKVINKLQ encoded by the coding sequence TTGTTAACAGAAGAGAAAGTACTGGATATATTAAAGGGGTTAAACGACCCTTTTCTTCATAAAAGCTTAGTAGAAACAAATGGTGTATTAGAAATTAAAATAAAGCCTGAAAAAAATCATGTAAGTGTGAAGTTGGCTATTGCGAAAACAGGTACATCTGAGCAAATGCAATTACAAATGCAGGTGGTTGAGCTATTGAAAGAGGCTGGAGCAGCATCTGTAGGTATTCGATTCACTGAACTTTCTGAAGAAGAGTTAGCGAAACACCGTGAAAGTATGCCGGAAGAAGATCTTGGCTTATTATCTCCAAATAGTAAGACGAAATTTATTGCCATTGCGAGCGGAAAAGGCGGCGTTGGTAAATCAACTATTTCGGTGAACTTTGCGACAGCGCTAGCGCGTTTAGGGAAAAAAGTAGGGTTAGTCGATGCAGATATTTATGGGTTTAGTGTACCGGATATGATGGGTATTACAAAACGACCAGTTGTACGTGGAGAAAAGATTATTCCCGTGGAACGTTTTGGTGTACAAGTTATCTCCATGGGCTTCTTTGTAGAAGATAATGCTCCGATTATTTGGAGAGGACCGATGCTTGGGAAAATGCTAAATAGCTTCTTCCAAGAAGTAGAGTGGGATGATTTAGACTATTTAGTATTAGATTTACCGCCGGGCACAGGGGACGTTGCTTTAGATGTTCATACGATGCTTCCAGCTTGTAAAGAAATTATTGTTACAACTCCACATCCAACAGCTGCATTTGTTGCAGCACGTGCGGGGGCAATGGCGATTAAAACGGAACATGAAGTAATCGGTGTTATTGAAAACATGTCGTTCTTTGAAAGTAAGGTGACAGGAGAGAGAGAATATGTTTTCGGAAAAGGCGGCGGAGAGAAACTAGCAGAAGAACTTCGTACAGAAGTGCTGGGCCAGTTACCTCTACAGCAGCCTGATTGGAATGAAGAAGATTTTGCTCCATCGATTTATGCAGCAGATCATCGAATTGGAAAAATTTTCGAAGATATCGCAACGAAAGTTATTAATAAATTGCAGTAA
- a CDS encoding DUF2521 family protein has protein sequence MNVIMDLQERQREKQIKYERRILRELSLEQVKKRFVQYFDKGYIDVVEEGCLDIAIEAFLLGAHYSKFGYYGESEEEVRARCFQEEKYLVDTLFHFIRYWGKIGSNENFEEGLYYRCEGYVEAWWKDGFKTGEKRHKMKLH, from the coding sequence GTGAATGTAATTATGGATTTACAGGAGCGGCAGAGAGAGAAGCAGATTAAGTATGAGCGGAGAATCCTTCGAGAACTATCGCTTGAACAGGTCAAAAAGCGTTTTGTACAGTACTTTGATAAAGGCTACATAGATGTGGTGGAGGAAGGGTGCTTAGATATCGCCATAGAAGCCTTTTTACTGGGAGCGCATTATAGCAAATTTGGTTATTATGGAGAGTCTGAAGAAGAGGTAAGGGCACGATGCTTTCAAGAGGAGAAGTATTTGGTTGATACGCTGTTTCATTTTATTCGCTATTGGGGCAAGATTGGCTCAAATGAGAATTTTGAAGAGGGGCTCTATTATCGCTGTGAAGGATATGTAGAGGCTTGGTGGAAGGATGGATTTAAAACAGGGGAAAAGCGTCATAAAATGAAGCTGCACTGA
- the gerD gene encoding spore germination lipoprotein GerD: protein MKNGVAFLLISLFIICTGCNQEGTNEKVDYEETKKMVVDILKTDDGKKALQEVLKDESMKNEIIMNNDTVTKAIESTLTSDKGKEFWKKAFEDNEFTKAYAKALRSEHKKVLKELAKDPAYRTLLTDTMKEPDIQKEITNILKQNEMRKIYKQLIVETAESPLVKAQVEEAIQKAATEAVEKQKKEEGGGGGEEGGGEGS, encoded by the coding sequence ATGAAAAATGGGGTCGCTTTTTTGTTGATTTCGCTTTTCATCATTTGTACAGGCTGTAATCAAGAAGGTACGAATGAAAAAGTCGACTATGAAGAAACGAAGAAAATGGTTGTCGATATTTTAAAAACAGATGACGGAAAAAAGGCGTTACAGGAAGTACTCAAAGACGAAAGCATGAAAAATGAAATTATTATGAATAATGACACCGTAACAAAAGCGATTGAAAGTACCCTCACTTCCGATAAAGGAAAAGAATTTTGGAAAAAAGCATTTGAAGATAATGAGTTTACAAAAGCTTATGCTAAAGCTTTACGATCTGAACATAAGAAAGTGTTAAAAGAACTTGCCAAAGATCCAGCCTATCGCACATTGTTAACCGATACGATGAAGGAACCTGATATTCAAAAAGAAATCACCAATATTCTCAAACAAAATGAGATGCGGAAAATTTATAAACAGCTCATTGTTGAAACAGCAGAAAGCCCGCTCGTAAAAGCACAAGTCGAAGAGGCTATTCAAAAAGCTGCCACAGAAGCCGTTGAGAAGCAGAAAAAAGAAGAAGGTGGCGGCGGTGGCGAAGAAGGCGGCGGCGAAGGATCATAA